Proteins from a single region of Candidatus Methylomirabilis sp.:
- the typA gene encoding translational GTPase TypA: MAQQRTNLRNLAIIAHVDHGKTTLVDAMLKQSRIFRDNQVMVERVMDSNPLERERGITILAKNTAVTYGGVKINIVDTPGHADFGGEVERVLNMVDGVLLLVDAVEGPMPQTRFVLRKALELHHKVVVVVNKIDRANARVDYATNATFDLFIDLGATEAQTDFPIVYTDGLRGQAGHTPTSLAPDLQPLFETILNSLPPPVVEPDGPTQMLVNLLAYDDYKGRIAIGRLSAGRLRRAQEVIRIAKDGTYYPGKIAQVFVHQGLDRVEVEEAEAGEIVAVTGLGEIGIGETIADKDNPLALPPLLVDEPTVQMTFSVNTSPFAGREGRWSSSRSLRERLFKELEHNVSLRVHDTESPDSFLVAGRGELHLVVLIETMRREGYELQVSRPEVIFQTDPQSGERLEPFERVSIEVPEEQAGLVMEMLGVRRGRLMDMRTGEQGFVHYEFTVPTRGLLGFRQAFLTATRGTGLLNSLFHAYEPMVGEIRARDRGSLVAWEAGVATAYGLASAEGSGLLFIGPGTEAYEGMIVGEAAKERDLEVNVAKRKHLTNMRSSTSDIAVRLSPPRQMSLDNCVEYLAEDELLEVTPKSLRLRKKVLDRQERKRVRVVRR, translated from the coding sequence ATGGCACAGCAGCGCACCAATCTCAGGAATCTGGCCATCATCGCGCACGTGGACCATGGCAAGACGACGCTCGTGGATGCCATGCTGAAGCAGAGCCGTATCTTCAGAGACAACCAGGTGATGGTCGAGCGGGTCATGGACTCCAACCCTCTGGAGCGAGAGCGCGGCATCACCATCCTGGCCAAGAACACCGCCGTAACCTATGGGGGCGTGAAAATCAACATCGTGGACACGCCAGGGCATGCCGACTTCGGAGGTGAGGTCGAGCGGGTCCTGAACATGGTGGACGGGGTATTGCTGCTGGTGGATGCCGTGGAGGGGCCAATGCCCCAGACCCGATTCGTGCTGCGCAAGGCCCTGGAACTCCATCATAAGGTTGTTGTAGTTGTCAACAAGATCGACCGCGCGAACGCCAGAGTCGACTACGCGACCAACGCCACCTTCGATCTATTCATCGATCTTGGCGCAACAGAAGCGCAGACGGACTTCCCGATCGTCTATACGGACGGCCTCCGTGGACAGGCCGGCCATACGCCAACCTCACTGGCCCCTGACCTGCAGCCCCTGTTCGAAACCATCCTCAACTCCCTGCCTCCCCCCGTGGTGGAGCCGGATGGTCCCACGCAGATGCTGGTCAACCTCCTGGCTTATGATGATTATAAGGGCCGGATCGCCATCGGTCGCCTGTCCGCCGGCCGTCTGCGCCGAGCTCAGGAAGTCATCCGGATCGCGAAGGATGGAACCTACTACCCCGGCAAGATAGCTCAGGTCTTTGTACATCAGGGGTTGGACCGAGTCGAGGTCGAGGAGGCGGAGGCTGGCGAAATCGTGGCGGTGACTGGTCTTGGGGAGATTGGGATCGGGGAGACGATCGCCGACAAGGATAACCCTCTGGCCCTTCCCCCGCTCCTGGTAGACGAGCCGACCGTGCAGATGACCTTCAGCGTGAACACCAGCCCCTTTGCGGGGCGGGAGGGGCGGTGGAGTTCGAGCCGTAGCCTCCGCGAGCGCTTATTCAAGGAACTCGAGCATAATGTCAGCCTGAGGGTCCATGACACCGAGAGCCCCGACAGCTTCCTGGTGGCCGGACGAGGCGAGCTACATCTGGTCGTCCTGATCGAGACGATGCGGCGCGAGGGGTATGAACTGCAGGTCTCGAGGCCCGAGGTCATCTTTCAGACCGATCCGCAAAGCGGGGAGCGGTTGGAGCCGTTCGAGCGGGTCAGCATCGAGGTGCCGGAGGAGCAGGCAGGATTGGTGATGGAGATGTTGGGGGTACGGCGAGGGCGTCTGATGGATATGCGGACGGGTGAACAGGGGTTCGTCCACTATGAGTTCACGGTCCCCACGCGGGGGTTGCTGGGATTTCGCCAGGCGTTCCTGACCGCGACGCGCGGCACCGGGCTGCTCAACAGCCTGTTTCACGCCTATGAACCGATGGTCGGCGAAATTCGCGCGCGCGACCGTGGGTCGCTGGTCGCGTGGGAGGCGGGGGTAGCCACGGCGTACGGCCTGGCGAGTGCGGAGGGAAGCGGACTCCTCTTCATCGGACCAGGGACCGAGGCATACGAAGGGATGATCGTCGGCGAGGCGGCAAAGGAGCGAGACCTGGAGGTCAATGTCGCAAAGCGGAAGCACCTGACGAATATGCGATCTTCGACCTCCGATATCGCGGTGCGCCTGTCACCGCCGAGACAGATGAGTCTTGACAATTGCGTTGAGTATCTGGCAGAAGACGAACTGCTGGAGGTTACACCAAAGAGTCTACGGCTGCGCAAGAAGGTGCTGGACCGGCAAGAGCGGAAGCGGGTGCGTGTCGTGAGGCGATGA
- a CDS encoding peptidylprolyl isomerase, translating to MKMTRYASMLATATGMLLALTAGLALAETPEKATTQVKPDSQGIQNGSTVKLEYRLSDEKGAVLDTNEGQEPLIYTQGQGQIIPGLEKALNGLRVGDTKHVVVKPDEAYGPIRPEAFVEIPKERIPEKMQTVGAHLVAQTKDGQPMHAFVKEVKEKTVVLDTNHPLAGKALTFDVKIVEVEAPQAK from the coding sequence ATGAAGATGACCCGATACGCATCGATGCTTGCAACGGCCACGGGGATGCTCCTTGCCCTGACGGCAGGGCTCGCGCTTGCCGAGACGCCTGAAAAGGCGACGACCCAAGTCAAGCCTGACAGCCAAGGAATTCAGAATGGCTCTACCGTCAAGCTTGAGTACAGACTGTCGGACGAAAAGGGGGCAGTCTTGGATACTAATGAAGGGCAGGAGCCCTTGATCTACACCCAGGGGCAGGGGCAGATCATCCCGGGGTTAGAAAAGGCGCTGAACGGTCTGCGCGTAGGCGATACGAAGCACGTCGTTGTCAAACCCGACGAGGCCTATGGGCCGATCCGTCCCGAAGCATTCGTTGAGATCCCTAAAGAACGCATTCCGGAGAAAATGCAGACAGTCGGGGCTCACCTTGTGGCCCAGACAAAGGACGGGCAGCCCATGCACGCCTTTGTAAAAGAGGTTAAGGAGAAGACGGTCGTCTTAGACACCAATCATCCGTTGGCAGGGAAGGCCCTGACCTTCGACGTCAAGATCGTCGAGGTGGAGGCCCCTCAGGCTAAGTAG
- the thrB gene encoding homoserine kinase yields the protein MRRVRVRVPASTANLGPGFDTLGMALSLYNEVELSDEAEGLSLQVEGEGKAELEQAGERNLAVRAAQETLRDLGFQSSGLWVHQINRIPLGRGLGSSAAACLAGIAAACRLARVELSTDELLARALPFEGHPDNVTPALMGGLTVSAIVAGRVVAAKVPVPTHLKAVVVIPDLQLATKRAREVLPKQVLFADAVFNLTRLALLLTGLATDRPELLAPGTEDRLHQPYRAALLPGMEAILEEGRRAGALATCLSGAGSSLLALISGDGEEIGRRMGERWRREFGIENRTHLLEIDRQGLIYLE from the coding sequence ATGCGACGGGTAAGAGTGCGGGTGCCGGCCTCAACGGCGAACCTTGGACCGGGGTTTGATACACTGGGGATGGCGCTGAGCCTGTACAACGAGGTGGAGCTCAGCGACGAGGCTGAGGGGCTGAGCCTTCAGGTCGAGGGTGAGGGGAAGGCCGAGTTGGAGCAGGCGGGCGAGCGGAACCTTGCGGTTCGAGCAGCGCAGGAGACGCTGCGAGACTTGGGCTTTCAGTCGTCTGGGCTATGGGTGCACCAGATTAATCGAATCCCGTTGGGACGCGGCCTTGGCAGCAGTGCCGCGGCCTGTCTCGCCGGGATCGCCGCCGCCTGTCGTCTGGCCCGCGTCGAACTCTCGACGGATGAACTCCTCGCCAGAGCGCTCCCCTTCGAAGGGCACCCTGACAATGTGACGCCGGCCTTGATGGGAGGCCTCACGGTTTCCGCCATCGTCGCGGGTCGCGTCGTCGCCGCTAAGGTCCCAGTCCCCACTCACCTGAAGGCGGTGGTCGTGATCCCGGACCTCCAACTCGCCACTAAGCGCGCGCGGGAGGTGCTTCCCAAGCAGGTCCTGTTTGCCGATGCCGTCTTTAACCTAACCCGTTTAGCTCTCTTGCTCACGGGCCTCGCCACCGATCGTCCCGAACTGCTCGCACCGGGAACTGAAGACCGCCTCCACCAACCGTACCGGGCCGCATTGCTCCCAGGGATGGAGGCGATTCTGGAGGAGGGGCGGCGGGCCGGGGCGCTAGCCACCTGCCTGAGCGGCGCGGGCTCCTCGCTGCTGGCACTGATCAGCGGGGATGGTGAGGAGATCGGCCGACGTATGGGAGAGCGCTGGCGGCGCGAGTTCGGAATCGAGAACCGCACGCATTTGCTCGAAATCGACCGCCAGGGCCTCATCTACCTTGAGTGA